In Leptolyngbya sp. 'hensonii', the following are encoded in one genomic region:
- a CDS encoding tetratricopeptide repeat protein, translating to MTTSETDWFSQGVAAFQRGDYQSALKSYTQAIQINPNYVEAYANRGATRRKLGDHIGAIEDFTRAIEINPDEPKVYVNRAVVQSEIGNKLEAISDYDRAISLKPDYAKAYYNRGIVRAELGNKLRAIDDFDQAIEIDPNYANAYYKRGYNHRQLGETDLALADFQMAAELYRQFGLMEECDSVMAEIQKLQ from the coding sequence ATGACAACCAGTGAAACAGATTGGTTTTCTCAAGGAGTAGCAGCCTTTCAGCGGGGCGACTACCAATCAGCCCTAAAAAGTTACACCCAGGCAATTCAAATTAACCCTAATTATGTCGAAGCTTACGCGAATCGAGGCGCAACTCGACGTAAGCTAGGGGATCATATTGGCGCGATCGAAGATTTTACCCGCGCCATTGAAATCAACCCTGATGAGCCTAAGGTTTACGTTAATCGGGCTGTGGTACAGTCGGAAATCGGCAATAAGTTGGAGGCAATTTCTGATTACGATCGGGCCATCAGTCTGAAACCGGATTACGCCAAAGCCTATTACAACCGGGGAATTGTGCGGGCGGAGTTGGGCAACAAGTTAAGAGCGATCGACGATTTTGATCAGGCAATCGAAATTGACCCTAACTATGCCAACGCATACTACAAGCGAGGTTACAACCATCGCCAACTGGGAGAAACGGATCTGGCTCTGGCCGATTTCCAGATGGCCGCCGAGTTATACCGACAATTCGGGTTAATGGAAGAATGTGACAGTGTGATGGCTGAAATTCAAAAACTGCAATAG
- a CDS encoding NDP-sugar synthase has protein sequence MKAMILAAGKGTRVRPITHTIPKPMIPILQKPVMEFLLELLRQHGFDQIMVNVSHLANEIESYFRDGQRFGVQIAYSFEGRIVDGELVGEALGSAGGMRRIQDFFPFFDDTFIVLCGDALIDLDLAAAVKWHRQKGSIATVVMRSVPREDVSSYGVVVTDENGLIKAFQEKPKVEEALSTDINTGIYIFEPEVLNYIPSGVEYDIGSQLFPKLVEIGAPFYGIPMDFEWVDIGKVPDYWQAVRGVLLGEIKNVPIPGHEVAPGIYTGLNVAVNWDKVDIQGPVYIGGMTRIEDGAKIIGPSYIGPNCCICSGATVDNSVIFDYSRLGPGVRLVDKLVFGRYCVDKTGATIDVQAAALNWLITDARQAMPSQPAVERQAIAQLLSPDGNYSHP, from the coding sequence ATGAAAGCCATGATCCTGGCAGCCGGTAAAGGGACCCGTGTTCGCCCGATCACCCACACAATTCCCAAGCCCATGATTCCGATCCTGCAAAAGCCAGTCATGGAGTTCCTGTTGGAATTGCTGCGCCAGCATGGATTTGATCAAATCATGGTGAATGTGAGTCACCTGGCCAATGAAATCGAGAGTTACTTTCGAGATGGTCAACGATTTGGAGTCCAGATTGCCTATTCCTTTGAAGGGCGTATTGTCGATGGGGAACTTGTGGGAGAAGCTTTGGGTTCAGCAGGAGGGATGCGCCGAATTCAAGACTTTTTCCCCTTCTTCGACGATACCTTCATTGTTCTTTGCGGCGATGCCCTGATTGATCTGGATCTGGCGGCTGCAGTAAAGTGGCATCGTCAGAAGGGTTCGATCGCAACTGTGGTGATGCGATCGGTTCCCCGGGAAGATGTTTCCAGCTATGGGGTTGTCGTTACAGACGAAAACGGGTTGATTAAGGCTTTCCAGGAAAAACCCAAAGTTGAAGAGGCTCTTAGCACGGATATCAACACCGGGATCTATATCTTTGAACCAGAAGTCCTGAACTACATTCCCTCTGGCGTGGAGTATGACATTGGGAGCCAGCTCTTCCCGAAGCTTGTAGAGATTGGTGCCCCCTTCTACGGTATTCCCATGGATTTTGAATGGGTGGATATTGGTAAAGTTCCGGACTACTGGCAGGCCGTCCGAGGGGTCTTACTGGGTGAGATTAAGAATGTTCCGATTCCTGGCCATGAAGTCGCTCCAGGAATTTATACCGGGCTGAATGTGGCCGTCAACTGGGATAAGGTAGATATCCAGGGGCCGGTTTACATTGGGGGGATGACCCGGATTGAGGACGGGGCAAAGATTATTGGCCCCAGCTACATTGGCCCTAACTGCTGTATTTGTAGTGGTGCAACGGTTGATAATAGCGTGATCTTCGACTACTCTCGCCTTGGACCAGGCGTACGTCTGGTAGATAAGCTGGTCTTCGGGCGTTATTGCGTGGACAAAACAGGGGCGACGATCGATGTACAGGCCGCAGCCTTAAACTGGCTGATCACCGATGCCCGACAGGCCATGCCGTCGCAACCTGCGGTAGAACGACAGGCGATCGCCCAATTACTGAGCCCGGACGGCAATTATTCCCATCCCTAA
- a CDS encoding LapA family protein: MRQFNFVIIFVICLAFVLFSLENTEPAGIQIIEGVQVQAPLSVELLLAMGIGAVLAWVFSVWTQLQRVVETQKEAREIREKEEAIVELQQDVERYKAELQEQRRLLPAAEGTAPNEGSS; this comes from the coding sequence ATGCGGCAGTTTAATTTTGTCATCATCTTTGTTATCTGTCTGGCGTTCGTCTTATTTAGTCTAGAAAATACAGAGCCCGCCGGCATTCAAATTATTGAAGGTGTTCAGGTGCAGGCACCTCTTTCCGTTGAGCTCCTTCTGGCAATGGGAATTGGGGCCGTTTTGGCCTGGGTGTTTAGTGTCTGGACTCAACTCCAACGGGTTGTCGAAACCCAAAAGGAAGCCCGTGAGATTCGAGAGAAAGAAGAAGCTATTGTAGAACTCCAACAAGATGTGGAACGATACAAGGCCGAATTACAAGAACAACGTCGATTGCTACCAGCCGCAGAGGGGACTGCTCCTAATGAAGGGTCTTCATGA
- a CDS encoding TIGR02652 family protein, with protein sequence MISPGLQYPIFGPEIQCPHCRQVIPALTLTDTYLCQRHGAFEANPKTGELVHLQSGRHWRRWNNEWYRQHTHPDGIRFEIHEALDRLYTQGYRATRVIIARRYKELISAYLERSTPWRNQTDSPRPKLYGLPVDFSPDSEEESCWDVINFDLEKEPGAPVRYPYFRLFE encoded by the coding sequence ATGATAAGTCCAGGCTTGCAGTACCCCATATTTGGTCCTGAGATTCAGTGCCCCCACTGTCGTCAAGTCATTCCGGCTCTGACTTTAACGGATACCTATCTATGCCAGCGCCATGGGGCCTTTGAAGCAAACCCCAAGACTGGAGAGTTGGTTCATCTTCAGTCGGGACGCCATTGGCGACGCTGGAATAATGAATGGTATCGCCAGCATACCCATCCCGATGGGATTCGGTTTGAAATCCATGAGGCACTGGACCGGCTTTATACTCAGGGCTATCGGGCAACGCGGGTGATCATTGCGCGCCGTTATAAGGAGCTGATCAGCGCCTATCTGGAGCGCAGTACTCCCTGGCGGAACCAAACGGATTCTCCACGACCCAAGCTTTACGGTCTTCCTGTGGATTTCAGTCCTGACTCTGAGGAAGAATCTTGCTGGGATGTGATTAACTTTGACCTAGAAAAAGAACCCGGTGCGCCGGTGCGCTACCCCTATTTCAGGTTATTTGAATAG
- a CDS encoding photosystem II protein Y — translation MDFRIAIVLLPVILAGSWAVYNIGQAALRQIQGFMSK, via the coding sequence ATTGATTTTCGTATTGCTATCGTCCTGCTGCCCGTTATTCTTGCAGGAAGCTGGGCGGTCTACAACATTGGACAGGCTGCCCTGAGACAAATTCAAGGCTTTATGAGCAAGTAA
- a CDS encoding YiaA/YiaB family inner membrane protein has product MGLAPIYRSISLLIALAMAFCLVVQSALAVNLTQVQSGGNSPLDWLNLNWSIVGRVGAIGEDWEFGIGPNNFSTPKQTLQWTWVNGAEVPWSLQWRDRTLTFRIGREAIFWSQTAPVPLIMDSFYLLTHVEGAAGYVSPGTLLIVEVRQVNGAAVKPVVSHSGTPGRKLRLSKRLFTADAPISSLAGTIRLSWPEGALNPQTQGARSRIFLKMEGFDTRTARLLSHSNVLRPRSASSPMGGRTQSDQPPGPDRLTSPSDKVLSQKTDPKTGPKLVLSGKLHLPYSRYDVIRGLMAMKPINFDKDTTAWIFQVWASFIISMGAMGLSLAWLPMDNWMKGQLGVSFLFSISSSFTLAKTLRDNQEAHKLTSRIDEARVEKLLAEHNSLK; this is encoded by the coding sequence ATGGGATTAGCCCCAATTTATCGATCGATCTCACTTCTCATTGCCCTGGCCATGGCTTTCTGTCTGGTGGTTCAATCCGCCCTGGCCGTGAATCTGACACAGGTGCAGTCAGGGGGAAACTCGCCTCTGGACTGGCTTAACCTGAACTGGTCGATCGTCGGTCGGGTGGGGGCGATCGGCGAAGACTGGGAATTTGGCATTGGCCCCAATAACTTCTCTACCCCCAAGCAGACCCTGCAGTGGACCTGGGTAAATGGGGCAGAAGTTCCCTGGAGCTTACAATGGCGCGATCGGACCCTTACCTTCAGGATTGGCCGTGAGGCAATCTTCTGGAGTCAGACTGCTCCTGTGCCCCTGATCATGGATAGCTTTTACCTGTTGACCCACGTTGAAGGGGCTGCGGGGTACGTCAGCCCGGGAACACTCCTGATTGTGGAGGTGAGACAGGTGAATGGGGCGGCTGTCAAACCTGTAGTCAGCCACAGTGGGACCCCAGGCAGAAAACTGCGGTTGAGCAAGCGGCTATTTACTGCAGATGCTCCGATCTCCTCCCTGGCTGGAACTATTCGACTGAGCTGGCCTGAGGGAGCCCTGAATCCACAGACCCAAGGAGCCCGGAGTCGCATTTTTCTGAAGATGGAGGGATTTGATACCAGAACTGCCAGACTCCTCTCCCACTCCAATGTTTTGCGTCCTCGAAGTGCCTCCTCACCGATGGGAGGTCGAACCCAATCAGACCAGCCTCCTGGTCCTGATCGATTGACAAGCCCATCTGATAAAGTACTTTCCCAGAAAACTGACCCTAAAACTGGACCCAAATTGGTTCTATCAGGCAAATTGCATCTGCCATATTCGAGATATGACGTGATCCGAGGTCTTATGGCAATGAAACCGATCAACTTTGACAAAGATACAACCGCCTGGATTTTTCAGGTTTGGGCTTCTTTTATCATTTCCATGGGGGCAATGGGCCTGAGCTTAGCCTGGTTGCCCATGGACAACTGGATGAAAGGACAATTAGGGGTCAGCTTTCTGTTTTCCATCAGCTCCAGTTTTACTCTGGCCAAGACCCTGAGAGATAATCAGGAAGCCCACAAACTAACCTCCCGCATTGATGAAGCGAGAGTTGAAAAACTGCTGGCGGAACACAACTCCCTGAAGTAG
- a CDS encoding gamma carbonic anhydrase family protein → MTEFKPFPFPPSYWPAPDLSHAAFVAANAIVLGNVEVAAGASIWYGAVIRGDVERIAIGACTNIQDGAILHGDPGKPTILEDHVTVGHRAVVHSAHIESGCLIGIGATVLDGVRVGQGSMVGAGAVVTKDVPPRSLVVGIPAKILREVSDTEAAELLEHARNYEKLALVHADRGTDLGFV, encoded by the coding sequence ATGACTGAGTTTAAGCCCTTCCCCTTTCCTCCTTCCTACTGGCCTGCGCCCGATCTTTCCCATGCGGCGTTTGTGGCGGCGAATGCGATCGTCCTGGGCAATGTTGAAGTTGCTGCCGGAGCCAGTATCTGGTACGGTGCTGTGATTCGGGGAGATGTGGAGCGGATTGCGATCGGAGCCTGCACTAACATTCAGGATGGGGCCATTCTCCATGGTGACCCAGGAAAACCCACGATTCTGGAAGATCACGTTACGGTCGGGCATCGGGCCGTCGTCCACAGTGCCCATATTGAGTCTGGTTGCTTGATCGGGATTGGGGCAACGGTGTTGGATGGGGTCCGAGTCGGCCAGGGCAGTATGGTTGGAGCGGGGGCTGTGGTGACGAAAGATGTACCCCCCCGATCGTTGGTGGTGGGCATCCCGGCCAAAATCCTCCGCGAGGTGTCGGATACTGAGGCAGCGGAACTGCTTGAGCATGCCCGCAACTATGAAAAACTGGCCTTGGTCCATGCCGATCGGGGAACGGATCTGGGGTTTGTTTAG
- a CDS encoding nuclease A inhibitor family protein has product MTITETLNQASAGLLMPSESEFPFEGFHWDNVNSLSAEVLLELTGHAPDTQVEETDLDYLFRNLAVSKEWHDEIQQANVPKFQQLKQIVEDNLSEITVYRVGTIELDVYIVGKPKAKNGLAGLATKVIET; this is encoded by the coding sequence ATGACGATTACTGAGACCTTAAATCAAGCCAGTGCAGGTTTGCTCATGCCCAGCGAATCCGAATTTCCATTTGAGGGATTTCACTGGGACAATGTAAATTCCCTCAGTGCGGAAGTTCTGTTGGAATTGACTGGCCATGCCCCTGATACGCAGGTTGAGGAAACCGATCTGGACTATCTCTTTCGCAATCTGGCCGTGTCGAAGGAATGGCACGATGAGATTCAGCAGGCCAATGTGCCAAAGTTTCAACAGTTGAAGCAGATTGTGGAAGATAACCTATCAGAAATCACGGTTTATCGAGTGGGAACGATCGAGCTTGATGTGTATATTGTGGGCAAACCCAAAGCCAAGAATGGATTGGCTGGATTGGCCACAAAAGTGATCGAGACCTGA
- a CDS encoding DNA/RNA non-specific endonuclease, with translation MGNPSNAITSTSYPNNYLMVKSQYVLSYNNSKRIPNWVSWQLNSSWLGSAPRQDDFRADTTLPSSFYRVSGSDYSGSGFDRGHMTPSADRTSSVTNNSATFLMTNMIPQSPDNNQGVWANLEDYARTLVGQGKELYIISGAYGSCGTGSAGYKCSFPAKTNPSYAITVPNRTWKVIVVLDRPGLGVSGVTTTTRVISVDIPNTQGVRNANWRSYRVSVDSLEQKTGYNFLSAVPSSVQNVIEAKVDNQ, from the coding sequence ATGGGTAATCCCAGCAACGCCATCACCAGCACAAGCTATCCCAACAACTATTTGATGGTTAAATCCCAGTATGTGCTGTCGTACAACAACAGCAAGCGCATTCCTAACTGGGTGAGCTGGCAACTCAACTCCTCCTGGCTGGGAAGTGCCCCCAGACAGGATGACTTCCGAGCCGATACCACTCTTCCCAGCTCGTTCTACCGTGTCAGTGGTAGCGACTACAGTGGCAGTGGATTTGACAGAGGCCACATGACTCCCAGTGCAGATCGGACCAGCTCGGTAACCAACAACTCGGCCACCTTCCTGATGACAAACATGATTCCGCAAAGCCCTGACAACAATCAGGGGGTTTGGGCGAATCTGGAAGACTATGCCCGCACTCTGGTTGGGCAGGGCAAGGAACTGTACATCATCTCCGGTGCCTATGGCAGTTGTGGAACCGGGAGTGCCGGATATAAGTGCTCTTTTCCCGCCAAAACAAATCCCAGCTATGCCATCACAGTTCCCAACAGAACCTGGAAAGTGATCGTGGTCCTGGATCGGCCTGGCCTAGGGGTGAGTGGAGTCACTACAACTACCCGAGTCATCTCGGTGGATATCCCTAATACTCAGGGGGTTCGCAATGCGAACTGGCGTAGTTATCGCGTCAGTGTAGACAGCCTGGAGCAGAAAACTGGATACAACTTCCTCTCGGCTGTGCCTTCCAGCGTTCAGAATGTCATCGAAGCGAAAGTGGATAATCAGTAG
- a CDS encoding VOC family protein: protein MAPTEGADTMHHVSIRTADIFRAIVFYEHLGFTVQERFTTGYTLACWMEGLAGRIELIQIPKPHPVMDAFGDEHYTGYYHLSFDLTEVTADLSSWLMDLGERINRAAETSPEQGQPLKILLAPTQQMIGNRIYEVAFIADADGLPLEFIRLLSQREE from the coding sequence ATGGCTCCGACAGAAGGAGCAGACACCATGCATCATGTTTCGATTCGCACTGCCGATATTTTCCGGGCGATCGTGTTCTACGAACACCTGGGTTTTACTGTTCAGGAGCGCTTTACCACAGGCTATACCCTGGCCTGCTGGATGGAGGGGCTGGCTGGTCGGATTGAGCTGATCCAGATCCCCAAACCCCATCCGGTTATGGATGCCTTTGGAGACGAGCACTATACTGGGTATTACCATTTGTCCTTCGACCTGACAGAGGTCACTGCCGATCTTTCGTCCTGGTTGATGGATTTGGGTGAACGAATCAACCGGGCTGCAGAAACCTCTCCAGAACAGGGGCAGCCATTGAAGATCCTGTTGGCACCGACTCAGCAAATGATTGGCAACCGGATCTATGAGGTTGCCTTTATTGCAGATGCAGATGGGTTGCCGCTTGAGTTCATTCGACTCCTGAGCCAGCGGGAGGAATAA
- a CDS encoding ScpA family protein: MTESLAQNAIALLIDLAEQGEIDPWDVKVIDVIDRFLNQLRTSTSVATGRATYEADLSQSGQAFLYASMLILLKADSLARSESGEPEADALAGAELLESEELSLTQMPLHLDRQLRRRAVAQPPQQRRVTLQELIDQLQLIAVAMEETVPRVRPRRPRPQSRSQAVRAIAQLAHQENLTEVAMELEQFLSEQWGQISSGQDWIVFEELLQVWSGTRRTINLRGAPGHSETQHRISERVSIFWALLFLAAQSKVELSQAGFYQDLAIRPLNDTTTQTCSEVE, encoded by the coding sequence ATGACTGAGTCCCTGGCCCAAAATGCGATCGCACTGTTGATTGACCTGGCAGAACAGGGGGAAATTGATCCCTGGGATGTCAAGGTCATTGATGTGATTGATCGTTTTCTCAATCAACTCAGAACCAGCACCAGTGTCGCAACTGGTCGGGCCACTTATGAAGCAGACCTGTCCCAATCGGGACAGGCGTTTTTATATGCGTCAATGCTGATTTTGCTGAAGGCAGATAGTCTGGCTCGATCGGAATCGGGAGAACCTGAGGCAGATGCCCTGGCTGGGGCAGAACTTCTGGAATCCGAGGAATTATCCTTGACCCAGATGCCGTTGCATCTGGACCGTCAACTCCGGCGACGAGCTGTGGCCCAACCTCCCCAACAGCGTCGAGTGACGCTGCAGGAGCTCATCGATCAGCTGCAATTGATCGCAGTTGCTATGGAGGAGACTGTTCCCCGGGTTCGGCCTCGACGCCCTCGCCCCCAATCCCGTAGTCAGGCTGTGCGCGCGATCGCCCAACTGGCCCATCAGGAAAATCTCACGGAAGTTGCGATGGAACTGGAACAGTTTCTCTCAGAGCAATGGGGGCAAATTTCATCCGGGCAGGACTGGATCGTGTTTGAAGAACTCTTGCAAGTTTGGTCGGGCACAAGGCGAACCATTAATTTGCGGGGAGCACCTGGGCATTCAGAAACTCAGCACAGAATCAGTGAGCGAGTCAGCATTTTCTGGGCGCTCTTGTTCTTAGCGGCTCAATCTAAAGTTGAGCTGTCTCAAGCAGGGTTCTATCAGGACCTTGCCATCAGACCTCTGAACGACACAACCACCCAAACTTGCTCAGAGGTAGAGTAA
- a CDS encoding single-stranded DNA-binding protein, translated as MNSCVLMAEIVSEPQLRYTSDNQVPIAEIQVEFPGFRPEDPPARLKVVGWGNLAQEIQDRYHQGDRVIIEGRLSIVTIERPEGFKEKRAELTAQKIHPLGADAGTYTVAAASAEMPDPAAETTPKPKASVVSESKARPAVKKSAAPVVSASEANYDDIPF; from the coding sequence ATGAATAGCTGTGTTTTGATGGCAGAAATTGTAAGCGAACCGCAACTCCGCTACACTTCTGATAACCAGGTGCCTATTGCTGAAATTCAGGTGGAGTTTCCAGGCTTCCGCCCGGAAGACCCACCGGCCCGACTGAAAGTAGTTGGCTGGGGTAATCTGGCCCAAGAAATCCAGGATCGTTATCACCAGGGCGATCGAGTGATTATTGAGGGTCGCTTGAGTATAGTCACGATCGAACGACCAGAAGGCTTCAAGGAAAAGCGCGCCGAGCTGACAGCTCAGAAAATCCATCCCCTGGGGGCAGACGCAGGCACCTATACAGTTGCTGCTGCCTCAGCCGAGATGCCTGATCCTGCTGCAGAAACAACCCCCAAACCCAAAGCTTCAGTTGTTTCTGAATCGAAGGCTCGCCCTGCTGTAAAGAAGTCTGCCGCGCCAGTTGTGTCGGCTTCTGAAGCTAACTATGACGATATTCCATTTTAG
- a CDS encoding O-antigen ligase family protein, whose protein sequence is MAWLTIGFYVLFTLLPDSSTKVLGWPWVLLWQVGLVLPIVWLLGQMRQARQTRGLGNGLDWVVGLAAIVLLVSTLLAEFPGQARWSSWMGLCFLAALYAVNFPLQGAQQRLRLLVGQAYLVLALIVTSLLLWTVQTLLPELQRLQGLTQAGVKMPFDFYLPLTRNWAPIGHSSYVAGYLVLGLPLLIGLSLLQKGWQRWLWLAGTGLGLLDLYTTNSRGGWLGGVVAIGTGFVLLNLTGVLPRRSWLGLIGIGAVALLLAVTNSRLRSLLMALARGEVGGDFFRVVTATTGWQIGLAHPWFGAGPGSVLSLYQRYRPTWAGWEAEQTFQLHNTPIQLWAEVGGAGLLVLSAGLLLLVFLGGRWLRRLIHHPQQVVESDRLLVPAIYAALAGYGVLSLTDYQLDVFCISGSLIVALAFLAAALREQNPGSPDLQQPELGAKTLMSGTIAALGLLVAVVLWLLPIHRAWGLSNQGFLALGRQQVEGFVQSLSQAHQLAPWEPYYPLQLGWNLGNLSLLTPNPEQKQTLQKEGATWLEIGNRVAPYQEFGQTNLGWLLLNQNPQAATAAFARSARLIPAKRGIFYGLGLSLLAQGKVEPAITAIVLEALRDPQLITSSVWSSAHFQPLYGVLLDRLEVGYTDLLRTYPQARSLTELLHQSRGGVRWWRGNLAGARSDWRHDRTGVGRLVLDLAEGKSITTDLQRFLPATGMPVRRVTPSWALVLAAWLNPAQRSALLQQAWVLGTETPFTPELQTTFLSSMDRSATFDQWLKQHAPRRQYRRERFGFGPLNRHIDGPAPLDFLVAEENIPVSRFFESLLPAPMYNRELDTALQQWRDDFLSEIAP, encoded by the coding sequence ATGGCCTGGTTGACGATCGGATTTTACGTCCTGTTCACCCTACTGCCGGATAGCAGTACCAAAGTTTTAGGCTGGCCCTGGGTGTTGCTCTGGCAGGTGGGCCTGGTACTCCCGATCGTCTGGCTGCTGGGACAAATGCGCCAGGCCCGCCAGACCCGAGGGTTGGGCAATGGGCTGGATTGGGTCGTGGGGCTGGCTGCGATCGTGCTGCTGGTATCCACCCTGCTGGCGGAGTTTCCCGGTCAGGCCCGCTGGTCCAGTTGGATGGGACTCTGCTTTTTGGCGGCCCTCTACGCTGTCAATTTCCCCTTGCAGGGGGCACAGCAGCGCTTACGGCTCCTGGTAGGGCAGGCTTATCTGGTGCTGGCCCTGATTGTCACCAGTTTGCTGCTCTGGACGGTGCAGACCCTGCTGCCAGAATTGCAACGGCTGCAGGGGTTGACCCAGGCTGGGGTCAAAATGCCCTTTGACTTTTACTTGCCGCTCACGCGCAACTGGGCTCCGATCGGTCATTCCAGTTATGTGGCCGGATATCTGGTGCTGGGCTTGCCGCTGCTGATCGGTCTGAGCCTGTTGCAAAAGGGGTGGCAGCGCTGGCTCTGGCTGGCGGGAACGGGGCTGGGATTACTGGATCTCTATACCACTAATTCTCGTGGAGGCTGGTTGGGAGGGGTGGTGGCGATCGGGACCGGATTTGTGCTGCTGAATCTGACCGGCGTTTTACCACGACGATCCTGGCTGGGTCTGATCGGGATTGGGGCAGTGGCCCTTCTGCTGGCGGTCACCAATAGTCGGCTGCGGAGTCTGCTGATGGCCCTGGCGCGGGGAGAAGTCGGGGGCGACTTTTTTCGGGTCGTTACAGCTACCACAGGCTGGCAAATTGGGCTAGCCCATCCCTGGTTTGGGGCCGGTCCTGGCTCAGTGCTGTCCCTCTACCAGCGGTACCGTCCTACCTGGGCTGGGTGGGAGGCGGAGCAGACCTTCCAGTTGCACAATACTCCCATACAGTTGTGGGCGGAGGTGGGAGGGGCAGGCTTGCTCGTCCTGAGTGCAGGCTTGCTTCTCCTGGTATTTCTGGGAGGACGCTGGCTACGGCGTCTGATTCACCATCCGCAGCAGGTTGTTGAGAGCGATCGCCTGCTGGTGCCTGCTATTTATGCAGCTCTGGCCGGTTATGGAGTTCTGAGTTTGACGGATTACCAGTTGGACGTTTTCTGTATCAGTGGCAGTCTGATTGTGGCCTTGGCTTTTCTGGCTGCAGCTTTGCGGGAGCAGAATCCGGGCTCTCCAGATCTGCAACAGCCTGAGTTGGGAGCGAAAACGTTGATGAGCGGGACCATTGCTGCCTTGGGGCTTCTGGTTGCCGTAGTTCTCTGGCTGCTGCCTATTCATCGAGCCTGGGGTCTCTCAAATCAGGGGTTTCTGGCTCTGGGTCGGCAGCAGGTTGAGGGCTTTGTCCAATCCCTCAGTCAGGCCCACCAATTGGCTCCCTGGGAACCTTACTATCCGCTTCAATTGGGCTGGAATCTGGGCAACCTGAGCCTGTTGACCCCCAATCCTGAGCAAAAGCAGACGTTGCAAAAAGAGGGGGCCACCTGGCTGGAGATAGGAAACCGAGTTGCCCCTTACCAGGAATTTGGCCAGACGAACCTGGGCTGGTTGCTGCTGAATCAGAATCCTCAGGCGGCAACGGCGGCTTTCGCCCGATCGGCCCGGTTAATTCCGGCCAAACGTGGGATCTTCTACGGTTTGGGCCTGAGTCTCCTGGCCCAGGGGAAGGTTGAACCTGCAATCACGGCCATCGTCCTGGAGGCCTTGCGCGATCCCCAGCTAATTACCAGTTCGGTCTGGAGTTCAGCTCACTTTCAGCCCCTGTATGGGGTACTCCTGGATCGGCTCGAAGTTGGGTACACCGACCTACTTCGGACTTATCCCCAAGCCAGAAGCCTGACCGAACTTTTGCATCAGAGTCGGGGCGGGGTCCGTTGGTGGCGAGGGAACCTGGCAGGGGCACGATCGGACTGGCGACACGATCGGACTGGGGTGGGTCGATTGGTGCTTGACCTGGCTGAGGGCAAGTCCATCACAACGGACCTGCAACGCTTCCTCCCAGCAACTGGGATGCCGGTGCGCCGGGTTACCCCCAGTTGGGCCTTGGTTCTGGCAGCCTGGTTGAATCCGGCTCAGCGTTCGGCCCTCCTGCAACAGGCGTGGGTGTTGGGGACTGAAACCCCTTTTACCCCTGAACTGCAGACCACGTTCCTGAGTAGCATGGACCGATCGGCCACTTTTGATCAGTGGTTGAAGCAACATGCACCCCGACGGCAGTACCGACGAGAACGGTTTGGGTTTGGCCCACTGAATCGTCACATTGATGGACCTGCTCCCCTGGATTTTCTGGTCGCAGAGGAAAACATTCCGGTGTCACGCTTCTTTGAAAGCCTATTGCCTGCTCCTATGTATAACCGAGAGCTAGATACAGCACTTCAGCAGTGGCGCGATGATTTTCTGTCTGAGATCGCCCCCTAA